The region attagggtttccagccgtttttggtgcctccctttcttctcctcttcatccaagttgcatatggtgtttgtgactccattagaggtactacacttgtggtacttgctttcaagagctaaggaaattcaaggaactagttgttattgctatataacaacaaaaaggtatgtattctagctttatatatgaatttcgaaaattatagtagcatgccaggtttctttttgtgttcataaagctgtataactaatagtgaaaacatagatccaatactagggttgcatgcacacataggattgtttgtattaaacccatcagtaacctctctccaagatcattcttttgctattggtgtttgtaagcctttagaggagtgacacttgtgattctaagcttcaaagacaagaagattcaagaaaacaacaagaggtaatcatctagatctgatttgtcacattaatttcgaattatactcattagatctaggtttcgaaagtcttggatgaatgcatgtacaattagagaaatctagatccaaatattagggtttgcatgagcacataggatgttcttttgactCAAACCCATAATGATTCAGGTCGTTAGTGtatcttattattatttatttttatttttattttattttctattaggTGCAACATCTTGGAATATAAGTGTCACTACTATTTTAGATTTGTTTGGAAATTTGTTTTAGTGCTAACACTATTTAAACTTTCTGCGTCCGCCACTGTCTTTAGGGAATATGaattattaaggtaattaactttttggTTTGTTCACATATGGGTAACTAGCTTTTTTTGtatacatctaggtaacaaacttgttgaagTGTTcatatatgaccattatgacctgctatagcaggttacaTCTACAACAGGTCATAATGCTCATATGTAAACATTTTCaataagttcgttacctagatgtgtacaaaaaaaaatagttacccaaatatgaacaagacgaaaagtaagagtaaattacactaaTGCTCCCTATGATTTGGGGGAATTTctatgtttggtccctaatttatttttttaactcggatgatccctactatttatttttgttgcgcgtttggtctttttcttacctaaaaagactattgtgcccttattaatttatttttttaattaatttttttatttatgtatttattcatTATAtatctaaaaaaattaatagacacCACATATATGTATCTCCTCACCATCCTGTCTCTCATCCTCCTCAACTTCTATTTCTTTTACATCTTTAGTGATATCGACGTCTTCACCATCCATTCTTTTTTCGGTCCTTCAACTCCGTCGAATCAACACCACAACAAATAAAGATGAAGTGAGAGTGAGTTATGGTGTTGGTTCGTCATAGTTGAAGGACCAAAAAAAGAAGAATGGTGAAGGTGTCGATGTCACTAAAGATGGAAAGGAAATAGAAGTTGAGGAGAATGAGAGATGGGATGGTAACCGGTGAGACCCagattaaatttctcaaatgtggtttcaggATTACATTGAGGAGATAAAGATATGTGgggtttattaattttttaaatatataaaaaataaatacataaataaaaaaattaattataaaataaattaataagaccACAATAgtgtttttaggtaagacatTAACACTGGTTGCCTATAAACATTTATGCAAATTTAATGTTGTTTAAGAGTTTGATCCAACATGAATGGTTAGTTGTGATTGAATATATTAAACTCTAACTATAATGAGATTCACAGTTATATAGTTCGATGCTTATTTCAATCGGAAAAGGAAATTCTTAAATATGTCATTTAACTTTTAAAGAACATTATGCAATATTGTAGTAAAAAATATAGAATTATATGAAAAGTGAAGCTTTTCAAATTATCATTGATGCTCTATCGAACTAAGTGTAGCCATCCAATGCATGTTTTCTTAACGAATCCATGAAAAGTAActagaaataataattttcattatataCCTCAAATGCAATCCAATACTAATTCATTACTAGTTCCATCAAACTAAACTGTAAactaaaaacaaaactaaaatttaATGAACAAGTAACAAGTCATTACTTATTCTAACTACTAACTAACGATTTACGCCACAGAAACAACGATGGGGCTCTTCACTAGGTGCTTTCCATCAGACCATATAAGTTCACCAAAAACGTAACCTTTAATCACTTTCGTGCCATCAGCTTTCACTGTCATCTGAAACTTCTtcacttcaccttgcttctgaaaattcaaaacttttggtTCCACATCTACCGATATCCCAACCGGGCTCCTAACACGAACTACATAGATACCAGGTTTATCCACATTCTTAAGTTTCCTTGTGACAGTGACTGTACCAGATAGTTTATGGACAGTTATGGAAGGGTAGTTTAAATCTAAGATGGCGTTGTTTGATTCTGGGCATTCATAAGGGTACCCAGAGAACTTCTGAAGCAAGGTTTGGTTGTATCCACTAGCGCAAAGAAAGTCAAGGTAGTCGTTTACACTTAAGTCGTAAACCAATCCTGGATCCACTGCACGGTTTGGGCAAATATCTCCAGCTCCACGACTGAATGGATTCGCCTCACTCTTACTCGCATCCATCATTGGTTGCCCCTCGTTGTCTCTCGAATTAGCTGCAcgaaaacaataacaacaatcaaACGCTAACCTACTACAATATATAATGTATATTAATTGAAGAAAGTTTAATACCAGTTGTCATGAGAGCGGATTTGATGGCAGCAGGACTCCAGTCAGGGTGAACGCTCTTGAGGAGTCCAACAACTCCAGAAACATGTGGGCATGACATAGAGGTACCTGATTCTATATTATATGGTACGTCTGTTTTCGAATCTTGGGTGAATGCTGCAATGATATTCACTCCAGGTGCTGTAATATCAGGCTGTGTAAAATTCAAGATAGCTTTCAGTTACTCATTATCGATATAATTAACACTGTTAAAATATATTTGGCAGAGAAAATTAGACACCTTGAGAATCCCTGGGGTGACTATATTTGGACCCCTAGAGGAGAAAGCGGCCATGGATGGAGCAGGTTTAATGTTCACCACAGGTGCAGGATGTGTGATGTACCCCAATGGATCACTATTATAACATAATACATGTTTCTCGTAAGTAGAGCGTATAACATGTCATGTAAGATATATTGGAGATAAAACGATATTAATGAAACTTACTTTGTAGAGCTGAGATAAGCGTATAGACGAAGCCCATCAGCATAAGTGATGTGTGTTGCTGGAAGGAAGTGAGGATCAGCGATTATTTCATTACCACTGGACTTGTCATTACAAAGAATCATGCCAGAAGCACCAGCAAGAAGAGCTACTTTTCCCTTTTCAACTCTTCCATTGCCTCCCCTTAGGCACACCAAAATCTTCCCATGCACCTTATTCGGATCGAGTGAACCTTCCTTGCAAAGCATCCTACACATAGATATCTACAATCACAAAACTGAAATAATGAAAAAGATTCAAGTAAAAAAAGTAAGTATAACATACGCATTCGTCATTGATGCATCTGCAGCTTTAGCATCTGCAGCATTAAGTAGAGGATACAATCTGTCATCTGGCAAGGATTTGGACAGGCTTAATCCCTGTTATTTTTAGAATCGTcatgaataaaaataattaagATCGTTATATATCTCACATacgaagtaaaaaaaaaaaaaaaaaaaaaaagtgtttaaACCTTTAGTCGGAGTCCACTACGAAGTTCGACAAAAGCTTGAAACTCGCGATCGATTGTACTAGCTCCAACGGTTATTATCCAAGGAGCGACATTGGTGACAGTTCCGGGAGCGGGTCCATCATTCCCTGCAGAAAACACGACGGTGATACCTTTCGCGACAGCATGGAAGGAAGCAATGGCTATCGCATCTTGGAAATAATCCGAAGGAGGGCCTCCAAGCGAGACTGATAATACATCAACACCATCTTCAATCGCAACATCAAAGCCTTTCAAGATATCTGCTTCTGTACATTCACCTCCCGTTATAGTTTGAGGCCAGCAGACTTTATACGCAGCGACCCGTGCTTTTGGTGAACCACCTTTGGCTGTTCCGATTCCTATTCCATTAATACTCACTCCTGATACGAAGTTTCCACCAGCAGTTGACAACGTATGGCTACCATGTCCTTCATGGTCACGTGCATTGTTCATTGAAGTACTCAAGGCTCCATACAAGGCTATGTACCCTTTATTAAAGTACTTCGCACCAATAAGTTTACTGCAAACATCATTTTAAACtagtatataaataaataattgatTAAGGACACAAGAATTATGTATATCTTAATGCAGAATAGAAAGGAAAAGTAACCATATACGTAATGCATACTTGTTGCAAGCTACTGAGGTTTGGTTCTCACATCCGCCCTTCCACTTTGATGGAATGGGCCCATAACCATCGTCACTGAAGCTTTGTGATTCAGGCCAAACACCTGATCGATGTAGGtgatatacatataattaattaagatgatGGATCGATtggtatttaattttttaaacaaaatatGAATGAGATTCAAAAACTGAAATCTGACACTAAAAATTGATTACGTACCAGTGTCAAGGTTAGCAATGATGATGTTTTTACCAAATCTTGCTTTCCTCCACAAAGAGGATGAATCAATGACACCATTTCTTTCAAGCTTCAAAAAATCCCAAGAACGGGTTGTGTGTAGTTTTATCCCCTTATTTGGAAACACCGACACAACATCAGGATGATCTACATGAGTTCAGTAAAAAATGTAAGTCCCTGCATAGTAACATAATAAATAGTATAAAACTGTATATTGTAATTAGCATAGTAATTATACCTGCAAGTTTAGCAGCAGCATCCTCGTCAAGAATAGCAGAGAAACCATTAATATGCTTATCGTATGAGTAAATCATGTCCTCATCAACGCTCACTTCGCTGTACATGcaaaatattataataataaaaattaattagTACTTAATTCCTAGCTTGCGGTGAAATGATATGtgtgtttttttatgtatttacatGATGCATGCATGTATGTAAAGAGATTTACCTTCCTAAAATCGAACGAAGAAACTCAAAGTGAGACTCTTTAATCTCAGACGCTTCAAGTCCATTGTTATGTCCTCCCAAATAGACTATATAAGACTGCATCAATGTATACACATCAAATATTTAATCTAAAAGCTAAAGAAATTAAGACGATGAAGATCATGCATGCATGAATGCTGCTTCAAGTTGATAATCATAGACTTGAATAAGATCACATGCATGTGTACCTTTTTGCTGTTGAAGGCTAAAGAAGACCATTGGAGCGTACATATCAGAGTGATTAAGAGGGTTAGGAAACCTCtaaacaacttcatctttagaGGCCGGCTGCTTATGGAGTTTTAGGTGATCGGgttcttcatatatatatatatgtagatatGTAGGCGTAGGACTCGTAGTCTCATCCTAGTCTAAGAGCTTAATCCAATTATTAAGATAAATACGTGAGGTTTGAAATTTGAATTCTTCTTGCTTGTTGTTTAGgataatttattattcataaattCACCATAATAATCGGGAAGGAGTTGCGGAGAACTGTTTTGTAGGATCTCCATGTAACAACAATAGCTTATCTTCATTTTAATGCAACAACCATATTATGAAAAATCCGTAAATTGATAAGTAATTGATCATTTTGGATGTCAAATATTGGATATATATGGGCGTATTTAAATattctaaaattatttattttgatgtattacattattcattattcgttgtaatatatatatatatatatatatatatatatatatatatatatatatatatatatatatatatatatatatatatatatatatatatatatatacacacacactagccgtCTACCTGCGCAAAGCGGCGGACGGCGAATAATttgatctctttagagttaaaaccattttgcgttcacttcgagaaatgaatattaaatgacatctatttttcaaaaacattaccATAtcatattaagggggtgtttggctaagcttttttaaaacaacttattaggttccacatcactataagttaaaaaagtgtttggattaaaataacttatttcggtggggaacctctaatacgtaattttttcataagttaccctacacttacttattaacttataagctaataaactaataagcaataagtttttttgccaaacaccccctaaatggttattacttccatttatacatacccaaaccacttgtactgtttatcgtcctcttttttttcgtttttcttaattcctttattaatttaatttccTACTAAGgaaaatgctaaaatatataaatcatagtttataaaaataaacctttagaatatcaGGTGTTGTGATTCAGAAGTCGATAAATATGCCTTTGAGAAGGCCAAAATACTcaggtgtcaacttgttcattgtgattttaaaccaagtttggtcacaaattaaaacattttcaacgatggtatgtaattcaaggattcatattgatttaggttctcgaaaccttaaaatattgaacaaaatctatatagaaccttataataaggacaataatcaccataatcaggaagtccatgtgatgaaacttgatattataaggaccaatgatgaaaaatgttttatttttagactaaacaagatgaaaaatatacaaactatcttaatcatgtcaaatcttgtgtttaaccATTCTTTATTGCAAAGGTAAGatgccaaaatatacaaactaatgataatacaatgctctaactgaccctcttggttgagttctttgaacctgcaaaaccaacacattaaagaaacatagtaaaaacctttttaggaacaaacctgatataataaagccatcacccaatatatttataagataaaaatacaaaaagttaaaaatgatgaaatcagTTACAtgtaaggattaaaataaaaacctgTTAAGAAAGAGTCATCTGTAGgagggatatttgaatcaacatgtattttcggatggtttcaaattttgaattatccgaaattcagggaaggagatagaatttgttgagaaatataaggattcaaaacacaagttaaaatttaatattattttattgatgactacttgtactattagcttaatgatttgaacgtcttaaaaaaataatattattatattcaatctatttttagaaatagtgagatttcttttataatatatatatatatatatatatatatatatatatatatatatatatatatatagggttaggttatattgtttctagtaactattgtgtgccagaatgcacagatctggaccgacggatggaattaatcaatgtacatgatttgagagtgtatgatattacaatgggataacatgtaccatataatcacacaaattttagaaaatgggtattttggacaattaactacaattataaatggaaattttcggatttttagggataattaattctcgtCTTTTTAAAAAATCtgaaatttttaattaattcaattttaattataacgtaatttgtaaaaataaccgattttattctgtcagaatattttttttgttagaatgatactctttcataattttattctattagaatattactgaagaataacaaaatttttgaatcagatgtttaaaaataacaacattctaatatattcttatacatccgaacttaaatacaaactcatacatattcttacagactaaaaatcttatacattttaatataatcatacatattctaaaagaatatcaacaaaaatgaataaaattcttaacaaataacaacattaataaaatgtgagtatgatcaaactttattcattcttcaagttattACTGTTAAGTCTTCAATGCATTCTTCcagccattcctatcacaaatacaacaaaaactaataatagttaaaaacataTAACTTGCAATACATAGAATGCATAAAGTATATTTTGACAGAATACATAGATTTTATTCTAGCAGAATACATACAAAAATATCGTATTTAAtgctaatataattttaaattccaaatatACAAATAATGAGGGACAATAGAAATTGGaaatcaaaatcacaaattgaaCCAAAATAATACACAAACAAGTTAATTACATTTTTAAACAATTACATAAAACATATGAGTATTCTAATATCATGGTTTAATgtacattctaacagaatattcaAATAAACTATTCTACCGGAATGATTTAATGTATATTTTAACAAAATGATCAAGTAACACATTAATACATAAACTCTTTCTATTGATTAATGAAGCATTTTCTTGTTTTTTGGTTTACACAAAAAGTTTACCAATTAAAAGTAAATCGATAATTTTAGGTTTGGTAAAGAGATAATGGGACAATTGGGACTTACCCTAAATCGGTGTTGGTTTACACCCCCACTTGTGGCTATCAGTAGGTATCAATTAGGATATATGACTGTTTCCACTTCTGTGACTCAGTAAAACATCCAAATAAAACATACGTTTCTGGAAATCAAAGATTGAATCAATTAATCGGACCTTCGGACCAACATGACCGCTTCTCCACAACGGTGTTTTGGAGGTTTTGAAATCAACACAGAGTTTCTCTTCACAACTTACCGATTCCTGAGAAATCAAAACAGAAAGAGAAATAAAACGATCAAGAACTTATCTTTGAGCTTTGAAAATATCAATTAACGATTTGAGTGTGTGTATATACCATTTCTGTTGTGTTGATTGTTGTTTGGTTTCTGTAAATTAGAATCTAAAATCAGATACCTGAACTTTAAATCAGAATAAGAGAGTTTGAAGGAGTAGATGAATAACAAAGAATATGAAGGATGAGAATGACGGCGGAGGTGAGTGGTGACGCAGCCATATAAAAGAACCGACAGTGACAGAGTATCGTGAAGTATTAAATAGTAGGAGAAAGGGAGTGAGAAAAATGATGATGATCGGTCGACTAAGAATTGAAGATGGAAGGGGAAATAACCCTTATCGAGGACAAGGGTATGTGGATTACCGGACCAGAGAAAGAAGAACAGGAGGCGGCAATCGCCAGGATTTCCTCCCCGTTCGCTCCTCACTTCTCATTCACGTTCACGGACCCCATAACAGCGTCATTGCTCCTCCACATCCCCTTCTTCAACCTCATCATACCCTAGATTCCATCATCGATTGCGAGACAAGAGTGTGTGCTCCCTTTTGGATCCGTCGATTGTAGAAGAAGAAGCAGAAGCGGTGGATCAGATTTAGGGTTGTTCTAAATTTATTTTGTTTCCTACGTGATATAAGGAATATTAATTATCTACCATAATTAACTATAcaaagattactataatacccttaaatgatttattttttcctaaattcctattggtgcagtCATGCATacaatagttgctaaaaacatttgaacctaactctctctctctctctctctctctatatatatatatatatatatatatatatatatatatatatatatatatatatatatatatatattaaaattgtcCATCCTTAGCTCCAGGAAAGTGGCTAAGGGATGGCAAAAATGGTCCTTTAAGTATTCATTTTGTTGCAATTTGGGATTTGTGATAAGGGGATAACGAAAATGGTTCTTTAACTATACCTTTTGTTGCAGTAATGTTCCTAACCATTTTGGCATAATTCACCAATTTCTTTTTAGGAAATACAATTTGCTCCatgtaatttttcatttttattcatttattattttttaaatgtttggatTAGTTTTGTGAATGTCTGTTGTGTGTACACGTGTTTGCTTTTGCTTTGCCTCACGGTTTTTTACCTAATCAAATTATGATATGTTTAATGCCTCTTCACCTTATCTCCATACGCCTACGTTGATTAGTACTTCAAGTTTCTTCCTTCCACCGCCTTATCCAAATGTTCTCTTCTCTTTCTTCCTTCCACCGCTCCTCATCCAAActctttttctctttcttttgTAAGAAGTCGACGGGCGAAGACAATAGATCGATCCGGATGGGTTTTTCTATTCGATTAGGGTTCAGTGGGAAACAGAGTCGAGTCCATACTTCTCAGTTAGTTGTATCCTTCTATACAGTTTCCTTCGTATACTCCTGATGAAAACAATTTGAGCCGTGAGAAACGACATCGGTGCACCAGTTGAAATTGGAGGTCGTCGGTGGCAGGTGAAGGCTGAGATAGGAGGCGACATGCGTTTTCAGGCGATGTTATTGGTTGTCGTCGGCCAACATCGAAGAAATTGAACCCTAGATGCCATCGACGCAAATCGATATCTTCCACCTGCACCGTCTTCTTATGTAAACTCCACCAGGCGATGTTCCTTTGCTCTCCACCATCATCACCGTCTAGCAGCACTTCAATTAACAACTTCTAACTAGGTAAGGAGTTCCCTTTTTTCACTTCTATtcataaatttaatatttttttgaaaagTCACCGATTTTATACTAATTATGGAAGACACTTTGAAACAGTAGATTATCGTGACATTGCTGAGAGAGTTCTTCTCTGGTAATTGTTTGTTGGAAATTTATTTTCATATATTCTTTAACTAGGTGTGAAACTCGTGTATTACAcggattgatttaaaaaaaaattaaacattaaagtgtaaataa is a window of Lactuca sativa cultivar Salinas chromosome 1, Lsat_Salinas_v11, whole genome shotgun sequence DNA encoding:
- the LOC111899569 gene encoding subtilisin-like protease SBT5.4, which gives rise to MAICKCGMETTKVTSWTDSNPGRQFLNCSRCGCVRRVDPPMCARELVVNPDKKLRFAGVRFATNVKENPWDPQYMVGNLMAIDHIGIEVNQTTINTTEMESEWLEECIEDLTSYIVYLGGHNNGLEASEIKESHFEFLRSILGSEVSVDEDMIYSYDKHINGFSAILDEDAAAKLADHPDVVSVFPNKGIKLHTTRSWDFLKLERNGVIDSSSLWRKARFGKNIIIANLDTGVWPESQSFSDDGYGPIPSKWKGGCENQTSVACNNKLIGAKYFNKGYIALYGALSTSMNNARDHEGHGSHTLSTAGGNFVSGVSINGIGIGTAKGGSPKARVAAYKVCWPQTITGGECTEADILKGFDVAIEDGVDVLSVSLGGPPSDYFQDAIAIASFHAVAKGITVVFSAGNDGPAPGTVTNVAPWIITVGASTIDREFQAFVELRSGLRLKGLSLSKSLPDDRLYPLLNAADAKAADASMTNAMLCKEGSLDPNKVHGKILVCLRGGNGRVEKGKVALLAGASGMILCNDKSSGNEIIADPHFLPATHITYADGLRLYAYLSSTNDPLGYITHPAPVVNIKPAPSMAAFSSRGPNIVTPGILKPDITAPGVNIIAAFTQDSKTDVPYNIESGTSMSCPHVSGVVGLLKSVHPDWSPAAIKSALMTTANSRDNEGQPMMDASKSEANPFSRGAGDICPNRAVDPGLVYDLSVNDYLDFLCASGYNQTLLQKFSGYPYECPESNNAILDLNYPSITVHKLSGTVTVTRKLKNVDKPGIYVVRVRSPVGISVDVEPKVLNFQKQGEVKKFQMTVKADGTKVIKGYVFGELIWSDGKHLVKSPIVVSVA